In Massilia sp. METH4, the genomic window GTCGCGGTCGCGGGTCAGCCCGCCGCCGGGCAGGAAAGTATCCCAGCCGAGGCGCCCGCCGCTGCGGTTCTCCGACAGCGACGCGCCCTCGACTTCCTGCGCGCACAGCACCAGCTGCACCTCGTATTCGAGGGACACGCCGGTCATCATCGACAGCATGGAAGCGAGCGCCAGCGCCGCCTTCCCGCCCGGCAGGAACGATTCGAACCGGGCGCGCTTGAGCGGGCCGATGACGATGCGCAGGCGCAGGTCGCGCTGCCACACGCGGGCGCCGGCCATGGCCCCCGCGCCCAGCATGGCGTTGGCCATGCCCAGCCGGCATTGCTGCTCCTCGGGCATGTCGTACCAGCGGCCGATGAACTGCTCGGTCTTCACGGGCACGGCGAAGTACTCGCCCAGCACGCGGGCGATCTGCACGCTGGACGCGGGCCGGTGACGCATCGCGGTGGCGAAGTAGGCCACCGACTCGTCCAGCAGCTCGCCATGCTCGTTGCCGGCGAAACGCCGGCGCAGCGAAGGCTGGCCGACGCCGGCCAGTGCGAGCAGCAGCGGCAGGAAGCCATCCTTGCCGTCGAGCTGGTACTTCAGTTCCAGCCGGTACTTGCGCCAGGCTTCGTAGAACAGAGCCAGCGCGCGGTTCGAGAAGGTGTCCAGGAAGGCGCGCGGGCCATCGTCGCGCGTGGTGACCATGTGCGCGGCGATGCGCTCGGTATAGTGCGCCGGCAGCGCGCCCGTGCTGCCCAGCAGGCCCATGAAGGCGGGCGTGATGCGCACGTAGCGCAGCTTGGCATCGCGCAGCGCCTCGGCAAGCGAGTGCCGGTCCAGCGCGAGTTCGCGCGGCTCCGCCTCGATCGCCTCGATCTGGCTGGCGGGAAAGGCCAGCGACGTCGAGTTGGTAAAGCGCAGGAAGTTCGCCACGGCGCCCTCGCGCACCCGGCCATGGCGCTTCAGCCACAGCTCGAACATGCGCACGGCCTGG contains:
- the tssG gene encoding type VI secretion system baseplate subunit TssG, whose amino-acid sequence is MQSTQRRFKPAVIERLFAQPYRFEYFQAVRMFELWLKRHGRVREGAVANFLRFTNSTSLAFPASQIEAIEAEPRELALDRHSLAEALRDAKLRYVRITPAFMGLLGSTGALPAHYTERIAAHMVTTRDDGPRAFLDTFSNRALALFYEAWRKYRLELKYQLDGKDGFLPLLLALAGVGQPSLRRRFAGNEHGELLDESVAYFATAMRHRPASSVQIARVLGEYFAVPVKTEQFIGRWYDMPEEQQCRLGMANAMLGAGAMAGARVWQRDLRLRIVIGPLKRARFESFLPGGKAALALASMLSMMTGVSLEYEVQLVLCAQEVEGASLSENRSGGRLGWDTFLPGGGLTRDRDDVRYDVHAL